One Gordonia mangrovi genomic region harbors:
- a CDS encoding DUF5994 family protein: protein MIEKAPDRKGGQVPALGPTRLRLGYDLRSPIGGAWLPYTTQISDELAGLQAAGYDRLGKISSISVNWRSLAHYPGLDSDNAPDELPLMFITAERASVTLLVIPARTSSALAAALLRQAGTRKGETFPEHSSVYRTARRILERAAAQHRDATATPR, encoded by the coding sequence ATGATCGAGAAGGCGCCCGACCGCAAAGGAGGGCAGGTTCCAGCGCTCGGGCCGACCAGACTGCGTCTCGGATACGACCTCCGCTCCCCCATCGGTGGGGCATGGCTGCCTTACACCACGCAGATCTCCGATGAACTCGCGGGCCTGCAGGCGGCCGGATACGACCGGCTCGGCAAGATCTCCTCGATCAGCGTCAACTGGCGCAGCCTGGCGCACTACCCCGGCCTGGACTCCGACAATGCCCCCGACGAGTTGCCGTTGATGTTCATCACCGCCGAGCGAGCATCCGTCACCCTGCTGGTCATTCCGGCGCGCACCTCATCGGCGCTCGCAGCCGCGCTACTACGGCAAGCCGGGACCCGAAAGGGCGAGACTTTCCCAGAACACAGTTCCGTGTACCGGACTGCCCGCCGAATCCTGGAGCGGGCCGCGGCACAACATCGGGATGCCACCGCAACGCCTCGTTGA
- a CDS encoding NAD(P)-dependent oxidoreductase codes for MSATAIPVAVEPTRDEHLVAAVESAGGRVVDLAEARVLVWIGAVDDFPDLHDRIVWVALKTAGIEEYVSAGVIDDRRVWTNASGFYAENVAEHALGLLLAGLRQINTAVLRHWDKQPIDTAVRSLHGSTVAIIGAGGIAASLIPRLTACGARAIAVNRSGRPVEGAALTVPSARTDEVWAQTDHVVLAAPATAETRHLINASSLSALPSHAWIVNVARGPLVDQAALLDALRNGEIAGAALDVTDPEPPADDDPMWSLPNVIITPHVANPASGLTRAMAPWMAENLRRYQAGEELLAVVRPGRDY; via the coding sequence ATGAGTGCCACCGCGATCCCGGTGGCCGTGGAGCCGACCCGGGACGAACATCTGGTGGCGGCCGTCGAATCGGCCGGCGGCCGCGTGGTGGACCTGGCCGAGGCCCGGGTGCTGGTGTGGATCGGCGCCGTCGACGACTTCCCCGACCTCCACGACCGGATCGTGTGGGTGGCGCTGAAGACCGCAGGGATCGAGGAGTACGTGTCGGCGGGCGTCATCGACGATCGGCGGGTGTGGACCAACGCGTCGGGCTTCTACGCGGAGAACGTCGCCGAGCACGCACTCGGCCTGCTGCTGGCCGGTCTGCGCCAGATCAACACGGCGGTGCTGCGGCACTGGGACAAACAGCCCATCGACACCGCGGTCCGCTCGCTGCACGGGTCCACGGTCGCCATCATCGGTGCCGGCGGTATCGCGGCGTCGCTGATCCCGCGGCTGACGGCATGTGGTGCGCGTGCGATTGCCGTCAACCGTTCCGGCCGACCGGTCGAGGGTGCCGCGCTTACCGTGCCGTCCGCGCGTACCGACGAGGTGTGGGCGCAGACCGATCATGTGGTGCTCGCTGCGCCCGCCACCGCGGAGACTCGGCATCTGATCAACGCGAGCTCGCTGTCCGCGCTGCCCTCACATGCGTGGATCGTCAATGTGGCGCGCGGACCGCTGGTGGATCAGGCGGCGTTGCTCGATGCGTTGCGCAACGGCGAGATCGCGGGTGCTGCCCTCGACGTCACCGATCCGGAACCCCCGGCCGACGACGACCCGATGTGGTCGCTGCCCAACGTGATCATCACGCCGCACGTCGCGAATCCGGCATCCGGGCTGACGCGGGCGATGGCGCCGTGGATGGCCGAGAACCTGCGGCGGTATCAGGCGGGTGAGGAGCTGTTGGCGGTGGTGCGTCCGGGACGCGACTACTGA
- a CDS encoding ClC family H(+)/Cl(-) exchange transporter: MIEDEIGGDAGVDDAILTGRTLWVILLLAAGAGAVAGFLGGAFRWTLERVDHWRAELIEWSHTHPGWGWLIPVAIAGVAAAVAAGIARRQPLAAGSGIQHVEAVDRGEADPPPLSVVPARFVGGVLSIGAAGMVLGREGPTVHMAAAVGAAAGRLARLAADEIRLLQTVLSGTGLAVAFNAPISAVFFIFEEVTKKFRLREGIVTMIAVAIGVGVSRLVLGDEPDFRNVAAVSSPPLTTVPIFVVFGLAVGLMGVVYNRLILACLDLFDMITRVPAVVKAGVVGALVGSLLIADPTISGGGEALAGLILTGQQFALPVVILYVAVRFVAGPISYAVGTPGGIFAPILALGALIGLVAGRITQVIVPGLNEDLTIAFALVGMAALFAAIVRAAFTGLVLVIEMTAVTSVTIPMLVSGAMAVVVASALRSPPIYDALRVRMLHKNEDAERTPG, encoded by the coding sequence ATGATCGAAGACGAGATCGGCGGCGACGCCGGTGTCGACGACGCCATCCTCACCGGGCGCACCCTATGGGTCATCCTGTTGCTCGCCGCCGGTGCCGGTGCGGTCGCCGGGTTCCTGGGCGGCGCATTCCGGTGGACCCTCGAACGTGTCGACCACTGGCGTGCCGAACTCATCGAGTGGTCGCACACCCACCCCGGCTGGGGATGGCTGATCCCGGTCGCCATCGCCGGCGTGGCCGCAGCCGTGGCCGCCGGGATCGCGCGCAGGCAACCGCTCGCCGCGGGCAGCGGTATCCAGCACGTCGAAGCGGTCGATCGCGGCGAGGCCGATCCGCCGCCGCTGTCGGTGGTGCCGGCGCGTTTCGTCGGTGGTGTGCTGTCGATCGGCGCCGCGGGCATGGTGCTCGGCCGGGAGGGGCCCACGGTCCACATGGCCGCAGCCGTCGGCGCGGCCGCGGGCCGACTCGCGCGGTTGGCCGCCGACGAGATCCGGCTGTTGCAGACGGTGCTGTCCGGGACGGGCCTGGCGGTCGCCTTCAACGCCCCGATCAGCGCGGTGTTCTTCATCTTCGAAGAGGTCACCAAGAAATTCCGGCTCCGCGAGGGGATCGTCACGATGATCGCGGTCGCCATCGGCGTCGGTGTCAGCCGCCTGGTGCTCGGCGACGAACCCGACTTCCGCAACGTCGCCGCGGTGTCGTCGCCACCGCTGACCACCGTGCCCATCTTCGTGGTGTTCGGCCTGGCGGTGGGCCTGATGGGGGTGGTCTACAACCGCCTCATCCTCGCCTGCCTCGACCTCTTCGACATGATCACCCGGGTACCCGCAGTGGTGAAGGCGGGTGTGGTCGGCGCGCTCGTCGGGTCGCTGCTCATCGCGGACCCGACCATCAGCGGAGGCGGTGAGGCGCTGGCCGGACTCATCCTCACCGGACAGCAGTTCGCGCTGCCCGTGGTGATCCTCTACGTCGCGGTGCGATTCGTCGCCGGACCGATCTCGTACGCGGTCGGCACACCCGGCGGCATCTTCGCGCCCATTCTGGCGCTCGGTGCGCTGATCGGACTGGTCGCCGGCCGGATCACCCAGGTCATCGTGCCGGGCCTGAACGAGGATCTGACCATCGCCTTCGCCCTGGTGGGGATGGCCGCTCTGTTCGCGGCGATCGTACGCGCCGCGTTCACCGGTCTCGTCCTGGTCATCGAGATGACGGCGGTCACCTCGGTCACCATCCCCATGTTGGTGTCGGGCGCGATGGCCGTGGTGGTCGCATCCGCCCTGCGGTCCCCGCCGATCTACGACGCGCTGCGGGTGCGGATGCTGCACAAGAACGAGGACGCCGAACGTACACCGGGATAG
- the rnhA gene encoding ribonuclease HI: MPTEPAEPRDVVEISTDGACLGNPGPGGWGAVLRHRGREKRLSGGDPATTNNKMELTGAIEGLAALTRPSTVIIYTDSSYVRNGITKWVAGWQRNGWKTTDKKPVKNADLWRRLIEEEKRHEVTWKWVKGHSGDHYNEIADELATSAARDVRR, encoded by the coding sequence CTGCCGACCGAACCGGCCGAGCCCCGCGACGTGGTCGAGATCTCCACCGACGGTGCGTGCCTGGGTAATCCGGGGCCGGGTGGATGGGGTGCGGTGCTGCGTCACCGGGGGCGCGAGAAGCGCCTGTCCGGCGGGGACCCGGCCACCACCAACAACAAGATGGAGCTGACCGGCGCCATCGAAGGACTCGCGGCACTGACCCGACCGTCGACCGTGATCATCTACACGGATTCGAGTTACGTGCGCAACGGCATCACCAAGTGGGTCGCCGGATGGCAGCGCAACGGCTGGAAGACCACCGACAAGAAGCCGGTGAAGAACGCCGACCTCTGGCGTCGACTCATCGAAGAGGAGAAGCGCCACGAGGTGACCTGGAAGTGGGTCAAGGGCCACTCCGGTGATCACTACAACGAGATCGCCGACGAACTGGCCACCTCGGCCGCCCGGGACGTGCGCCGATGA
- a CDS encoding DUF4185 domain-containing protein, protein MSSRRALVTGASVIAVAIGTTLGPVAPAHASICSAVGFHGGDVGSTGSSGSSEIGLGSADFGSYRADGKKPQGPLVKLRGASTAIEWVTGPRSPNRTDQRFSITATDVGVPWDNGSGQVLMAFGDTWGRCAGQMVWRHNTMLRSDGNADLDKGIRFPNAIPGSVRSGASVTPQRPTFAQPMVNALGVRNIEVGKIPTGGIAINGVQYLSYMSIRRWLSPGRWATGYSAIAVSRDNGQTWVTDNRTIRMNVDVSVPGVRQIAAGHGRFQMGAFVRSGDYVYQYGTPNGRFGAAFVSRVRPSDILDLSRYEYYRGGGAWSADPAAAAPIVSQPMSEMSVAYNNFLKRYVMLSEQMGSIMMRTARSPVGPWSGAKVVVSAAQTKGLYAPYIHPRSQGQHLYFVASRWDDYNVMLIRTDLAKVR, encoded by the coding sequence ATGTCCAGCCGACGTGCCCTCGTCACGGGTGCATCCGTCATCGCGGTCGCCATCGGGACCACGCTCGGCCCGGTGGCGCCCGCCCACGCGTCGATCTGCAGCGCCGTCGGTTTCCACGGCGGCGATGTCGGCAGTACCGGCAGTAGTGGATCCAGTGAGATCGGACTCGGCAGTGCCGACTTCGGCAGCTACCGGGCAGACGGCAAGAAGCCCCAGGGGCCCCTGGTGAAGCTGCGCGGCGCCAGCACCGCCATCGAATGGGTGACCGGGCCACGCAGCCCCAATCGCACCGACCAACGGTTCTCGATCACCGCCACCGATGTCGGAGTGCCGTGGGACAACGGCTCCGGTCAGGTGCTGATGGCCTTCGGCGACACCTGGGGCCGGTGTGCCGGCCAGATGGTGTGGCGCCACAACACCATGCTGCGCAGCGACGGCAACGCCGACCTGGACAAGGGCATCAGATTCCCGAACGCCATCCCCGGGTCGGTGCGTTCGGGAGCCTCGGTGACACCGCAACGTCCCACCTTCGCGCAACCCATGGTCAACGCGCTCGGCGTCCGCAACATCGAGGTCGGCAAGATCCCGACCGGCGGGATCGCGATCAACGGGGTGCAGTACCTGAGTTACATGTCCATCCGGCGGTGGTTGTCGCCGGGGCGTTGGGCCACCGGGTATTCGGCGATCGCCGTGTCCCGCGACAACGGGCAGACCTGGGTCACCGACAACCGCACCATCCGGATGAACGTCGACGTCTCGGTGCCCGGGGTTCGTCAGATCGCCGCCGGCCACGGGCGTTTCCAGATGGGCGCGTTCGTGCGTTCGGGTGACTACGTCTATCAATACGGCACCCCCAACGGTCGGTTCGGCGCCGCCTTCGTCTCCCGCGTCCGCCCCTCCGACATCCTCGATCTGAGCCGCTATGAGTACTACCGAGGTGGCGGGGCGTGGTCGGCTGACCCGGCCGCGGCCGCGCCCATCGTGAGCCAGCCGATGAGCGAGATGTCGGTGGCGTACAACAACTTTCTGAAGCGATACGTGATGCTCAGCGAACAGATGGGCAGCATCATGATGCGGACCGCTCGTTCGCCGGTCGGCCCGTGGAGTGGTGCGAAGGTCGTCGTGTCCGCTGCGCAGACCAAGGGCTTGTACGCGCCCTACATCCACCCACGTTCGCAGGGACAGCACCTCTATTTCGTCGCGTCACGGTGGGACGACTACAACGTCATGCTGATTCGCACCGATCTGGCGAAGGTCCGTTGA
- a CDS encoding DUF1697 domain-containing protein, giving the protein MPARVVLIRAINVGGAKLPMADLRAMAAELGATDVSTYIASGNLLCQPPGAPGDFDRALEQAITDRFGYVREVISRSRDDLMHALDVHPFDVVNPKFSYVYCLTGTPDPGRVADFAERDFGADEFRVIGADLHIRYADGAGVSKLTAPVIAKGLGVQGTGRNLKTIRKLIELAAD; this is encoded by the coding sequence ATGCCTGCTCGTGTGGTGCTGATCCGTGCGATCAATGTGGGTGGCGCGAAGCTGCCGATGGCCGACCTCCGTGCGATGGCCGCCGAACTCGGTGCCACCGATGTCAGCACCTACATCGCATCCGGCAACCTGCTCTGCCAGCCACCTGGTGCGCCAGGCGATTTCGACCGGGCGCTGGAGCAGGCCATCACCGATCGCTTCGGCTATGTCCGCGAGGTGATCAGCCGGTCCCGTGACGATTTGATGCACGCACTCGATGTTCATCCGTTCGACGTGGTCAACCCGAAGTTCTCCTACGTCTACTGTCTGACCGGTACGCCCGATCCGGGCAGGGTGGCCGACTTCGCCGAGCGCGATTTCGGCGCCGACGAGTTCCGGGTCATCGGTGCCGACCTGCACATCCGCTATGCCGACGGTGCCGGCGTCTCCAAGCTGACCGCCCCGGTCATCGCCAAGGGCCTCGGTGTGCAGGGCACCGGACGCAACCTGAAGACCATCCGGAAGCTGATCGAGCTGGCTGCCGACTGA
- a CDS encoding fatty acid desaturase family protein, producing the protein MADTDGSTLPRNHVVSSYTELIAEVRQSGLLDRRRGFYVRRVALCVAAFVGVWVAVVAIGDSWWQLLPAVVLAVVSTQFGFLGHDGAHRQMFSSAPANEWTARIIAGGFAGLSLHWWRAKHNRHHKAPNKIGVDPDIEPGPLAFVPADATNRTGFYRWFTRRQGWLFFPLVTLEGVALHAHSVRGLLGRTPVAHRSVELGLITARLLFGVVVPMTVMSPPIAIAFIVTHLALFGVLLGCSFAPNHKGMPLVPRNMQVDFLHRQVLMSRNIRGGRFLDFMMGGLNYQIEHHLFPSMPRPHLPKVQPLVRAHCIRHGVPYTETSLIASYGIVIRYLNQAGLGERDPFTCPLVRMYR; encoded by the coding sequence ATGGCGGACACGGACGGCTCGACTCTTCCCCGCAACCACGTGGTCAGCTCCTACACCGAGCTCATCGCCGAAGTACGACAATCCGGGCTCCTCGATCGGCGGCGTGGTTTCTATGTCCGCAGAGTCGCATTGTGTGTCGCGGCGTTTGTCGGCGTCTGGGTGGCAGTGGTCGCGATCGGTGACTCATGGTGGCAACTGTTGCCCGCCGTCGTACTGGCGGTCGTCAGTACGCAATTCGGATTCCTGGGGCACGACGGAGCACATCGCCAGATGTTCTCCTCGGCCCCGGCCAACGAGTGGACGGCCCGGATCATCGCCGGCGGCTTCGCCGGATTGTCATTGCATTGGTGGCGCGCCAAACACAATCGTCATCACAAGGCGCCCAACAAGATCGGCGTCGATCCGGATATCGAGCCGGGCCCACTCGCCTTCGTTCCCGCGGATGCGACGAACCGAACCGGCTTCTACCGGTGGTTCACCCGCCGACAGGGATGGTTGTTCTTCCCGCTGGTGACCCTCGAGGGCGTGGCCCTGCATGCACACAGCGTCCGCGGACTGCTGGGCAGGACCCCGGTCGCACACCGCTCGGTGGAACTCGGGTTGATCACCGCACGACTGCTGTTCGGCGTCGTGGTCCCGATGACGGTGATGTCACCACCGATCGCCATTGCCTTCATCGTCACCCATCTGGCCCTGTTCGGTGTACTTCTCGGGTGCTCTTTCGCGCCCAATCACAAGGGGATGCCGTTGGTGCCGCGAAACATGCAGGTGGATTTCCTGCACCGGCAGGTGCTGATGTCGCGCAACATCCGCGGGGGCAGGTTCCTCGATTTCATGATGGGCGGCCTCAACTACCAGATCGAGCATCACCTGTTCCCCAGCATGCCGCGACCGCATCTGCCCAAAGTGCAGCCACTGGTGCGTGCGCATTGCATTCGGCACGGTGTGCCATACACCGAGACATCTCTCATCGCCTCGTACGGCATCGTCATCCGCTACCTCAACCAGGCCGGACTCGGTGAACGCGATCCCTTCACCTGCCCGCTCGTCCGGATGTACCGATGA
- a CDS encoding ABC transporter ATP-binding protein gives MTRPGGAGRPGGAVGPPMMAGPAEKARSFGPSVKRLIRLLLAYRAFMVTVFASIVISVILSAVAPRVLGHATDLVFDGVIGTTLPDGLTKEQAVAGLREQGQNTFADMVSSMDVTPGVGVDFTAVGQVLLIVLVLYVLSSALAWLAAYLLNIVVVGTIRRLRAEVEEKVHRLPLRYYDAAARGDLLSRVTNDLDNLSQSLQQTIAQFLNSVLMVIALLAMMIWISPLLALIAVLTVPLAFIATAQIAKRSKPHFMAQWSSTGKLNAQVEEAFTGHELVKAFGRQSEIEATFDERNEKLFESSWRAQFISGIIMPTIMFLGNLNYVAVAVVGGLRVASGSLSLGEVQAFIQYSRQFTQPLTQIGSMFNLMQSGVASAERIFDVLDADEETPDPADPQTPVDGHGLIEFDDVSFRYVTHRPLIENLSLVAQPGHMVAIVGPTGAGKTTLVNLIMRFYDVDAGTIRVDGVDSRRMTRDDLRERTGMVLQDSWLFGGTIYENIAYGDPTASRAEVIEAAELSHVDHFVRTLPDGYETVLDEEGGGVSAGERQLITIARAFLAKPTILILDEATSSVDTRTELLIQQAMANLRTDRTSFVIAHRLSTVRDADIIVVMEDGRIVEQGSHDELLATRGAYCRLYNSQFAGPLEDEPLAGDHVAG, from the coding sequence ATGACCCGCCCCGGTGGCGCGGGGCGTCCGGGCGGGGCAGTCGGCCCGCCGATGATGGCCGGTCCGGCAGAGAAGGCGCGGTCGTTCGGGCCGTCGGTGAAACGGCTCATCCGCCTGCTGCTGGCCTATCGGGCGTTCATGGTGACCGTGTTCGCGTCGATCGTCATCTCGGTGATCCTGTCGGCGGTCGCGCCGCGCGTCCTCGGCCATGCCACCGACCTGGTGTTCGACGGTGTCATCGGCACCACCCTGCCCGACGGGCTCACCAAGGAGCAGGCCGTCGCAGGTCTGCGCGAGCAGGGCCAGAACACCTTCGCCGACATGGTGTCGTCGATGGACGTCACGCCGGGCGTGGGTGTCGATTTCACCGCGGTGGGGCAGGTCCTGCTCATCGTGCTGGTGCTCTACGTGTTGTCGTCGGCGCTGGCCTGGCTGGCTGCCTACCTGCTGAACATCGTCGTGGTCGGCACCATCCGACGCCTGCGCGCCGAGGTCGAAGAGAAGGTGCATCGACTGCCCTTGCGCTACTACGACGCCGCGGCGCGCGGCGATCTGCTGAGCCGTGTCACCAACGATCTCGACAACCTGTCGCAGAGCCTGCAGCAGACCATCGCGCAGTTCCTGAACTCGGTGCTGATGGTGATCGCGCTGCTGGCGATGATGATCTGGATCTCGCCGCTGCTGGCGTTGATCGCGGTGCTCACCGTTCCCTTGGCATTCATCGCGACCGCGCAGATCGCCAAACGGTCCAAACCGCACTTCATGGCCCAGTGGTCATCGACCGGCAAGCTCAACGCCCAGGTCGAGGAGGCCTTCACCGGCCACGAACTGGTGAAGGCGTTCGGGCGTCAGTCCGAGATCGAGGCGACCTTCGACGAGCGCAACGAGAAGCTGTTCGAGTCGAGTTGGCGCGCCCAGTTCATCTCCGGGATCATCATGCCGACCATCATGTTCCTGGGGAACCTGAATTATGTGGCGGTCGCCGTGGTGGGCGGACTGCGGGTGGCGTCGGGCTCGCTGAGCCTCGGTGAGGTGCAGGCGTTCATCCAGTACTCCCGCCAGTTCACCCAGCCGCTCACCCAGATCGGGTCGATGTTCAACCTGATGCAGAGCGGGGTGGCCTCGGCCGAACGCATCTTCGACGTCCTCGACGCCGACGAGGAGACCCCGGACCCTGCCGATCCCCAGACGCCGGTCGACGGGCACGGTCTGATCGAGTTCGACGACGTCTCGTTCCGGTATGTCACCCACCGGCCACTCATCGAGAACCTGTCGCTGGTGGCGCAGCCCGGACACATGGTGGCCATCGTGGGTCCGACCGGCGCCGGCAAGACGACACTGGTGAACCTCATCATGCGGTTCTACGACGTCGACGCCGGCACCATCCGCGTCGACGGTGTGGACTCCCGCCGGATGACCCGCGATGACCTGCGGGAACGCACCGGCATGGTGCTGCAGGACTCGTGGCTGTTCGGCGGCACCATCTACGAGAACATCGCCTACGGCGATCCCACCGCGAGCCGCGCGGAGGTCATCGAGGCGGCCGAACTGAGCCACGTCGACCACTTCGTGCGTACGTTGCCCGACGGCTACGAGACCGTTCTCGACGAAGAGGGCGGCGGGGTCAGTGCCGGTGAGCGGCAGTTGATCACCATCGCGCGGGCCTTCCTGGCCAAACCGACGATCCTCATCCTCGACGAGGCGACGAGTTCGGTGGACACCCGCACCGAGTTGCTGATCCAGCAGGCGATGGCCAACTTGCGGACCGACCGCACGAGTTTCGTGATCGCCCACCGGCTCTCGACCGTGCGCGACGCCGACATCATCGTGGTGATGGAGGACGGCCGGATCGTCGAACAGGGGAGCCACGACGAACTGCTCGCCACCCGCGGCGCCTACTGCCGGCTCTACAACAGTCAGTTCGCCGGTCCGCTCGAGGACGAGCCCCTCGCCGGGGATCACGTCGCCGGTTAG
- a CDS encoding SDR family oxidoreductase: MILDRFRIDDRVAIVTGAGRGLGAAIAVGFAEAGADVVISSRSEGELDKVAARVREAGRRALVVAADLADPDAAAGLAQAAVDEFGRLDIVVNNVGGAMPRPLLDTKPKHLTQAFDFNVTNAHALILAAVPHLLDNADGGAIINITSAVGRTPGRAYAAYGTAKGALAQYTRLVAMDLNPRIRVNGIAPGAILTSALDVVADDENMRAQIESATPLHRLGDPEDVAAAALFLASPAGSYLTGKILEVDGGIVIPNLDLPIPDL, from the coding sequence GTGATCCTGGACAGATTCCGTATTGATGACAGGGTGGCGATCGTGACGGGCGCCGGACGTGGTCTGGGGGCGGCCATCGCGGTCGGCTTCGCGGAGGCCGGCGCCGACGTGGTGATCTCATCTCGCAGCGAAGGAGAACTCGACAAGGTCGCCGCCCGTGTTCGCGAGGCCGGACGCCGCGCGCTGGTGGTGGCGGCCGATCTGGCCGACCCCGACGCCGCGGCCGGATTGGCGCAGGCCGCCGTCGACGAGTTCGGGCGCCTCGACATCGTCGTCAACAACGTCGGCGGCGCGATGCCTCGGCCGCTGCTCGACACCAAGCCCAAACACCTGACCCAGGCTTTCGACTTCAACGTCACCAACGCACACGCGTTGATTCTCGCGGCGGTCCCGCATCTGCTCGACAATGCCGACGGCGGGGCGATCATCAACATCACCTCGGCCGTCGGGCGGACCCCGGGTCGCGCCTACGCCGCCTATGGCACCGCGAAAGGTGCGCTGGCCCAGTACACCCGGCTCGTCGCGATGGACCTCAACCCGAGGATCCGGGTCAACGGCATCGCTCCCGGCGCGATCTTGACGTCGGCACTCGACGTGGTGGCCGACGACGAGAACATGCGCGCACAGATCGAGTCGGCGACACCGTTGCACCGGCTCGGCGATCCGGAGGACGTGGCGGCCGCCGCGCTGTTCCTCGCCTCGCCGGCCGGGTCGTACCTGACCGGCAAGATCCTCGAGGTCGACGGTGGCATCGTCATCCCGAACCTCGACCTCCCCATCCCGGATCTGTAG
- a CDS encoding YdeI/OmpD-associated family protein, translating into MADPNAERLHPVSLAEWHDWLRANHDTSGGIWFVFWRRESGNEPLDYDAVVREALCWGWVDGHTRVIDHDRRGMWFTRRGRNSAWAASNKARVTELIAEARMQPPGQAVIDDAKARGLWTLLDDAEALIESPELAAALDADPAARTNWDAWPPSVRKSALTQLAFAKQPATKTRRITTIVDKAARNERP; encoded by the coding sequence ATGGCCGATCCGAACGCCGAACGCCTACACCCGGTGTCACTGGCCGAGTGGCACGACTGGCTGCGCGCGAACCACGACACCTCCGGGGGCATCTGGTTCGTGTTCTGGCGCAGAGAGTCCGGCAACGAACCGCTCGACTACGACGCCGTCGTCCGGGAGGCGTTGTGCTGGGGCTGGGTCGACGGCCACACGCGAGTCATCGACCATGATCGTCGGGGCATGTGGTTCACCCGCCGCGGCCGCAACAGCGCGTGGGCCGCGTCCAACAAGGCGCGCGTCACCGAGCTCATCGCCGAGGCGCGGATGCAGCCACCCGGACAGGCGGTGATCGACGACGCGAAGGCGCGCGGCCTGTGGACCCTGCTCGACGACGCCGAGGCGCTCATCGAGTCCCCGGAACTGGCCGCCGCGCTCGACGCCGATCCCGCTGCCCGCACGAATTGGGATGCGTGGCCGCCGAGCGTACGGAAATCCGCCCTCACCCAACTCGCCTTCGCCAAACAACCCGCCACCAAGACGCGGCGCATCACCACGATCGTCGACAAAGCCGCCCGCAACGAGCGCCCGTGA
- a CDS encoding methyltransferase domain-containing protein — protein MQPWDPDRYLQFADARARPFLDLIAQVPTAPSTIVDLGCGPGHLTRHLRALWPDSQILGIDSSPRMIEKAFRENTDPHANYDIADVTTWEPNQPVDLIVSNAMFQWLPDPMAVVERLLGHLNDGGVFAVQVPDNHEAPMHRELRELADDPRFAEQLRDVRRMPGFDPADFLAFFTERGFTANTWSTTYLHVLHGDDPVYDWSAGSTVRPYLTALGDDDCTTFTAEYKQRLREAYPPQSMGTVFPFRRTFAVATPF, from the coding sequence ATGCAGCCCTGGGATCCGGACCGTTACCTGCAATTCGCCGACGCTCGTGCCCGCCCCTTCCTCGACCTCATCGCACAGGTGCCGACCGCACCGTCCACCATCGTCGATCTCGGGTGCGGACCCGGCCACCTGACGCGCCACCTGCGCGCGCTGTGGCCCGATTCCCAGATACTCGGGATCGACTCGTCGCCGCGGATGATCGAAAAGGCCTTCCGCGAGAACACCGACCCGCATGCCAACTACGACATCGCCGACGTCACCACCTGGGAGCCCAACCAGCCCGTCGATCTCATCGTGTCCAACGCGATGTTCCAGTGGTTGCCCGACCCGATGGCGGTGGTCGAGCGACTGCTCGGCCATCTCAACGACGGCGGGGTCTTCGCCGTCCAGGTGCCGGACAATCACGAAGCTCCGATGCACCGGGAGTTGCGCGAGCTCGCCGACGACCCACGTTTCGCCGAGCAGCTGCGCGACGTGCGCCGGATGCCCGGTTTCGACCCCGCCGACTTCCTCGCCTTTTTCACCGAGCGTGGCTTCACCGCCAACACCTGGTCGACCACGTACCTGCACGTGTTGCACGGCGACGACCCCGTCTACGACTGGAGCGCGGGCAGCACTGTCCGGCCCTATCTGACCGCCCTCGGTGACGATGACTGCACGACGTTCACGGCCGAATACAAGCAGCGACTACGCGAGGCCTACCCGCCGCAATCGATGGGCACGGTGTTTCCGTTCCGACGAACCTTCGCGGTGGCCACGCCGTTCTGA